In Myxococcota bacterium, the genomic stretch CGTGCTGTTCTTTGCCGACGGCGCCGACGCCGACCAAGTGACTCCGTTCGCGCAGCGCGCCCGTGAGTCGGCGAGCCAGGTGCTGCTGCTCGGCGTGGGCACGTCCGCGGGCGGGCCGATGCGCGCGCCCGACGGCGGCGTGGTGACCGATGCCGACGGCCGCCCGCTGCGCGGAGACTTCGACCGCGCGGGGCTCGAGAGACTGGCGCGCGAGTCCGGAGCGCCGATCGCGAGCGTGACCGTGGACGGCGGCGACGTGGCGTGGGTCGAGCGGCGCGCGCAGCGCCACCTGGAAGCGGCGCAGGCGGCGCACGCCGAGACCCGCTGGCGCGAGTCGGGCTGGGCGCTGGTGTTCCCGATCGCGCTGCTCGCCGCGCTGCAGTTCCGCCGCGGCTGGCGCGTCGCCTGGAGCGGGGCCGTCCTCGCCGCGCTGCTCGCCGGCGCGCCGGGCCGCGCGGCCGCCGACCCGCTGCCGGGTCTCTCCTGGCTCCTCACGGCGGACCAGCAGGGACGCTTCTACTTCGCGCCCGGCGAGTACGCCGAGGCCGCGAAACACTTCGCGGACTCGCGCTGGAAGGGCATCGCGCTCTACCGTGCCGGCGAGTTCCGGGCGGCGCTGGTCGAGTTCGCGCGCGGCGACGACGCGGAGAGTCTCTTCGAGCAGGCCAACTGTCGCGCGCGGCTCGGTGAGTACGCGCTCGCGGTCTCGGTCTACGACGCGGCGCTCGCGCTGCGGCCGGACTTTCCCGAGGCGTCACAGAACCGCGCGCTCGTGGCAAAGCTCGTGCCCAAGCCCGAGAACGAGCCCCCGCCCGAGGATCCCAACCTGAAGCCCGACGAGGTGCAGTTCGACGAGCAAGGCAAGCGCGGGAAGGCCGGCAGGATCGACGCCGCCATGATCCAGCAGCAGAGCGCGGAGCTGTGGATGCGGAACCTGCGCGCCTCGCCCGCGGATTTCCTGCGCCAGAAGTTCGCGATCGAGGCGGAGGGCGCGAAGTGACTCGCGGCTGGTCTGCCTGCGCGGCGCTGCTCCTGTGCGCGGCCGCGGCGCGTGCCGACGAGCCGCGCGCGGAGGTGCGCGCGCGCCTCGAGCCGGCGGGGAACGCGCTGGTCGGCCAGACCGCGCATCTGTACGTCGACGTG encodes the following:
- a CDS encoding VWA domain-containing protein, with product MPLSDFHFLRPLWLPLVPAAAALPWLLARRSDPLRRWQGLIDPVLLPHLVVRAGQGARIGPVHVLAVMLGLLGVALAGPTWQRERPPFAQDRAPLVVAIETAASMDAADVSPTRLERVKQKVHDLLDRRAGAPTGLVVWAGSAHVVLPPADDPAVLALFLDALDTRLMPVAGKNPTAALAAAESALGDSAAEGTVLFFADGADADQVTPFAQRARESASQVLLLGVGTSAGGPMRAPDGGVVTDADGRPLRGDFDRAGLERLARESGAPIASVTVDGGDVAWVERRAQRHLEAAQAAHAETRWRESGWALVFPIALLAALQFRRGWRVAWSGAVLAALLAGAPGRAAADPLPGLSWLLTADQQGRFYFAPGEYAEAAKHFADSRWKGIALYRAGEFRAALVEFARGDDAESLFEQANCRARLGEYALAVSVYDAALALRPDFPEASQNRALVAKLVPKPENEPPPEDPNLKPDEVQFDEQGKRGKAGRIDAAMIQQQSAELWMRNLRASPADFLRQKFAIEAEGAK